Proteins encoded within one genomic window of Setaria italica strain Yugu1 chromosome IV, Setaria_italica_v2.0, whole genome shotgun sequence:
- the LOC106804258 gene encoding uncharacterized protein LOC106804258, producing the protein MAECHSTATPIDTHAKLSADDNAKLQDGSKYQSLAGALQYLTLTQPDLGYAVQQVCLFMHDPRKPHMALIKCILRYVKGTISSGLHIGIGSVQSLTAYSNAEWVGCPDSRCSTSGFCVYLGDNLVSWSSKRQTTVSRFRAEAEYRVVAHAVAECCWLRQLLQELHVLLASATVVYYDNVSAVYMTANPMQHRRMKHIEIDIHFVRENMALGEVQVLHVLSVTT; encoded by the coding sequence atggctgagtgtcactctaccGCGACTCCcattgacactcatgccaagctttcgGCAGACGACAACGCCAAGCTTCAGGACGGCTCTAAGTATCAGAGTCTTGCTGGGgctcttcagtacctcaccCTAACTCAACCTGACCTGGGGTATGCAGTTCAGCAGGTGTgtctcttcatgcatgacccgcgCAAGCCCCACATGGCCCTGATCAAGTGCATCCTacgctatgtgaagggcacgaTCTCCTCTGGACTTCACATCGGCATCGGCTCTGTTCAGTCTCTGACTGCCTACTCCAATGCCGAATGGGTTGGCTGTCCGGACTCTCGATGCTCCACCTCTGGCTTCTGCGTCTACCTCGGTGACAATTTGgtttcttggtcctccaagcgccagaCCACGGTGTCTCGTTTCAGAGCTGAGGCGGAATATCGTGTTGTGGCTCATGCAGTGGCAGAGTGTTGCTGGCTGCGccaacttcttcaggagcttcatgtccTGCTTGCTTCAGCCACTGTTGTCTACTATGACAATGTGAGTGCTGTCTATATGACAGCCAACCCGATGCAACATCGGCGCATgaagcacatcgagattgatattcacttcgtCCGTGAGAATATGGCATTGGGTGAGGTCCAGGTTCTCCATGTGTTGTCTGTAACAACCTAG